A single region of the Pseudomonas sp. B21-023 genome encodes:
- a CDS encoding DUF2897 family protein codes for MPWYAWLILLVALGSIVGGLMMLRDTAKKLPLTEEQLKKVRERNAEADAKDAQDR; via the coding sequence ATGCCTTGGTATGCCTGGTTGATACTGCTTGTTGCGCTTGGGTCGATTGTGGGTGGCTTGATGATGCTGCGCGATACGGCAAAGAAGCTGCCATTGACCGAAGAACAGCTGAAGAAGGTGCGTGAGCGCAATGCCGAAGCCGATGCGAAAGATGCACAAGATCGCTGA
- a CDS encoding ComEA family DNA-binding protein — MRNTVLSYLLLPFFAALPFNINAASSVDGQPVAAVVSPQGEGNRIDLNKADSQTLQKALDGIGQAKAQAIIAYREANGPFTSVDELLEIKGIGSALLERNRDRLTVE, encoded by the coding sequence ATGCGTAATACCGTACTGTCATACCTGTTGCTTCCGTTTTTCGCCGCGCTTCCCTTTAACATCAATGCAGCTTCCAGTGTGGACGGACAGCCTGTCGCCGCGGTGGTGAGCCCACAGGGCGAGGGTAATCGCATCGACCTGAACAAGGCTGATAGCCAGACCCTGCAAAAGGCGCTCGACGGCATTGGCCAGGCCAAGGCCCAGGCGATCATTGCCTATCGAGAGGCGAACGGTCCGTTCACTTCAGTGGATGAGTTATTGGAGATAAAGGGCATCGGCAGCGCGTTGCTCGAGCGTAACCGGGACCGGTTGACGGTCGAGTAA
- a CDS encoding nucleoside-diphosphate sugar epimerase/dehydratase, translating into MDKLRAALLGLPRRKKRALQVVVDLLLVWCALWMSFIVRLGFEDAGNPMLSHPWLFAAAPLIAIPTFIRFGMYRAVMRYFGNDALIVIFKAVGLSSLALALVVYWYSNHATLVPRSIIFNYWWLSMVMLGGLRLIMRQYFLGDWFSTVKHVPFASQDDGLPRVAIYGAGAAGNQLVAALRMGRTMRPVAFIDDDPDIAERVISGLHVYKSRNIQRLINVTGAQEVLMAIPSASRGRRREILTYLEAFPLHVRSVPGLMDLASGRVKVDDIQEVDIADLLGRDAVPPQEGLLERCITGKVVLVTGAGGSIGSELCRQILELGPTTLLLFEHSEFNLYSILAELEQRCQREALTVHVLPILGSVRDQGKLLHIMRTWHVETVYHAAAYKHVPMVEHNIAEGVLNNVIGTLHAAQSALQAGVSNFVLISTDKAVRPTNVMGSSKRLAEMVLQALSRESSVTLWGDRNAIPHINSTRFTMVRFGNVLGSSGSVIPLFRQQIKSGGPMTVTHPKITRYFMTIPEAAQLVIQAGSMGLGGDVFVLDMGEPVRIVELAEKMVHLSGLSVRSERNPTGDIAIEFTGLRPGEKLYEELLIGDNVEATRHPMIMSAHEDYLAWDTLKARLDQLVAAVSEDDYARVRQLLREVVSGYSPDGEIVDWIYQQRRLDP; encoded by the coding sequence ATGGATAAATTGAGGGCTGCCCTCCTGGGCCTGCCTCGTCGAAAAAAACGCGCATTGCAAGTGGTGGTGGACCTGCTGCTGGTCTGGTGCGCGCTGTGGATGTCGTTCATCGTCCGCCTGGGCTTTGAGGATGCGGGCAATCCGATGCTCAGTCACCCATGGCTGTTCGCTGCCGCGCCGCTGATTGCCATTCCCACGTTCATCCGCTTCGGCATGTATCGAGCTGTCATGCGTTATTTCGGCAACGACGCCTTGATCGTCATCTTCAAGGCGGTGGGGTTGTCGTCGCTGGCGCTGGCGCTGGTGGTCTATTGGTACAGCAACCATGCGACCCTGGTGCCGCGCTCGATCATCTTCAACTACTGGTGGCTGAGCATGGTCATGCTCGGTGGACTGCGCCTGATCATGCGCCAGTATTTCCTTGGCGACTGGTTCTCGACGGTGAAGCATGTCCCGTTTGCCAGCCAGGACGACGGTTTGCCGCGGGTGGCGATCTATGGTGCCGGGGCTGCGGGCAATCAACTCGTCGCTGCCTTGCGCATGGGGCGTACCATGCGTCCAGTGGCCTTCATTGATGATGACCCGGATATCGCCGAGCGGGTGATCTCCGGCCTGCACGTCTACAAATCGCGCAATATCCAGCGACTGATCAATGTCACCGGCGCCCAGGAAGTGCTCATGGCCATACCGTCGGCCAGCCGCGGACGACGTCGCGAGATTCTGACCTATCTTGAGGCTTTCCCGCTGCATGTGCGCAGCGTGCCGGGGCTGATGGATCTTGCCAGTGGCAGGGTCAAGGTCGACGACATCCAGGAAGTCGATATCGCCGACCTCCTGGGGCGCGATGCCGTGCCTCCGCAGGAAGGCCTGCTCGAACGTTGCATCACCGGGAAGGTGGTGCTGGTGACAGGGGCGGGAGGCTCCATAGGTTCAGAACTCTGCCGGCAGATTCTCGAACTGGGTCCCACCACGCTTTTGTTGTTCGAGCACAGTGAATTCAACCTCTACAGCATACTTGCCGAGCTGGAACAACGTTGCCAGCGAGAGGCATTGACTGTTCATGTGCTCCCCATACTGGGGTCGGTACGTGACCAGGGCAAGCTGCTGCATATCATGCGTACATGGCATGTGGAAACCGTCTATCACGCGGCAGCCTACAAGCATGTGCCGATGGTCGAGCACAACATCGCCGAGGGTGTGCTCAACAATGTGATCGGAACCTTGCATGCTGCCCAGTCAGCCTTGCAGGCTGGAGTGTCTAATTTCGTCCTGATTTCGACCGACAAGGCCGTGCGTCCTACCAATGTAATGGGCAGCAGTAAGCGCTTGGCTGAAATGGTCCTGCAGGCATTGAGCCGGGAGAGCTCGGTGACGCTCTGGGGGGACAGGAATGCTATTCCGCATATCAACTCCACGCGTTTCACCATGGTGCGTTTCGGCAATGTGCTGGGTTCTTCCGGCTCGGTGATTCCGCTGTTCCGTCAACAGATCAAGTCCGGCGGGCCGATGACCGTGACGCACCCGAAGATCACCCGATACTTCATGACCATCCCGGAAGCTGCGCAGTTGGTGATCCAGGCCGGGTCCATGGGGTTGGGAGGGGATGTCTTCGTGCTGGACATGGGGGAGCCGGTCAGGATCGTCGAGCTGGCGGAAAAGATGGTGCATCTTTCAGGGCTCAGTGTCCGTTCGGAGCGAAACCCGACGGGAGACATCGCTATCGAGTTCACCGGTTTACGGCCGGGTGAAAAATTGTACGAAGAGCTACTGATCGGGGACAACGTGGAAGCGACAAGGCATCCGATGATCATGAGTGCCCACGAGGATTACCTTGCCTGGGATACCCTCAAGGCGCGCCTTGACCAATTGGTGGCCGCAGTGTCCGAAGATGACTATGCACGAGTACGGCAACTGCTGCGTGAGGTGGTGAGCGGTTACTCGCCAGATGGGGAAATCGTCGACTGGATCTACCAGCAACGGCGACTCGACCCTTGA
- a CDS encoding DegT/DnrJ/EryC1/StrS aminotransferase family protein, translating to MLNTSFSPWPSFTEEEANAVRDVILSNKVNYWTGQACREFEKEFAAWAGTEHAVALANGTVALDVALEALGLGAGDEVVVTPRTFLASVSSIVNAGAVPVFAEVDRDSQNITAQTIEAVLTPRTRAVICVHLAGWPCDMDPIMALAEKHGLKVIEDCAQAHGAHYKGRPVGSIGHVGAWSFCQDKIMTTGGEGGMVTTNDRALWSRMWSFKDHGKSWEAVYERQHAPGFRWVHESFGTNWRMLEVQAVIGRIQLRRMADWQASRLANARRIWSTAAQLPGLRVPSVPHDIIHAAYKCYVFVETSALKEGWSRDRILGEITAQGVPAFSGSCSEVYLEKAFDGTDWRPEPGLPVARELGENSLMFLVHPTLTDDEISKTCDVLRNVLQQASL from the coding sequence GTGTTGAACACTTCCTTCTCCCCATGGCCTTCCTTTACCGAGGAAGAGGCGAACGCGGTACGCGACGTGATTCTGTCCAATAAGGTCAATTATTGGACGGGACAGGCGTGCCGGGAGTTCGAAAAGGAATTTGCTGCCTGGGCGGGTACCGAACATGCGGTAGCGTTAGCCAATGGAACGGTGGCGCTGGATGTGGCCCTCGAGGCGCTGGGCCTGGGGGCAGGAGACGAGGTGGTGGTCACCCCTCGGACCTTCCTGGCGTCGGTGTCTTCGATCGTCAATGCCGGCGCGGTCCCGGTTTTCGCCGAAGTGGATCGTGACTCACAGAACATTACTGCGCAGACGATCGAAGCGGTACTGACGCCGCGCACCAGGGCGGTGATCTGCGTGCATCTGGCGGGTTGGCCATGTGACATGGACCCGATCATGGCATTGGCTGAAAAACACGGCCTGAAGGTCATCGAAGACTGCGCCCAGGCCCATGGCGCCCATTATAAAGGGCGCCCGGTGGGGTCGATCGGACATGTGGGAGCCTGGTCCTTCTGCCAGGACAAGATCATGACCACGGGCGGCGAGGGCGGCATGGTCACGACCAATGACCGGGCGCTGTGGTCGCGCATGTGGTCGTTCAAGGATCATGGCAAGAGCTGGGAGGCGGTCTACGAGCGCCAGCACGCCCCCGGCTTCCGCTGGGTGCATGAAAGCTTCGGGACGAACTGGCGGATGCTCGAAGTCCAGGCGGTGATCGGGCGGATCCAGTTGCGCAGGATGGCGGACTGGCAGGCCAGTCGACTGGCCAACGCTCGGCGAATCTGGAGTACGGCTGCGCAATTGCCCGGCCTGCGCGTGCCATCGGTACCCCATGACATCATCCATGCCGCCTACAAGTGTTATGTCTTCGTCGAAACGTCTGCACTCAAGGAGGGCTGGAGTCGGGACCGCATACTAGGCGAAATCACCGCCCAGGGCGTCCCTGCGTTTTCTGGTTCGTGTTCGGAGGTCTATCTGGAGAAAGCCTTCGATGGCACCGACTGGCGGCCTGAGCCGGGCTTGCCCGTAGCCCGGGAGCTGGGAGAAAACAGCTTGATGTTCCTGGTACATCCAACCCTGACGGACGATGAGATCAGCAAAACGTGCGACGTGCTGCGCAATGTTTTGCAGCAGGCAAGTTTGTAA
- a CDS encoding acetyltransferase, whose translation MKRLAILGASGHGKVVADTAQCCGWQAVEFYDDAWPVRQCNGPWQVAGDSALLRERLHEYDGVVVAIGNNPIRFRKLLELESAGGRLCTLIHPAATVSRHALIGKGTVIFAGAVVNADAQVGPGSILNTGCSVDHDCVLGDGVHISPGAHLAGGVRVGDLSWVGIGASVRQLVTIGVSVTVGAGAAVTTDVLDGLTVVGVPARPLAGRTAT comes from the coding sequence ATGAAGCGTCTCGCGATTCTCGGTGCCAGTGGGCATGGCAAGGTAGTGGCCGATACCGCGCAATGCTGTGGCTGGCAGGCGGTGGAGTTTTACGATGACGCCTGGCCAGTGCGGCAATGCAATGGCCCCTGGCAAGTTGCGGGTGACAGCGCCTTGCTGCGCGAGCGCCTGCATGAGTACGACGGCGTGGTGGTGGCCATCGGCAACAACCCGATCCGTTTTCGCAAGCTGCTTGAGCTGGAATCGGCAGGTGGTCGGTTGTGCACGTTGATACATCCTGCGGCGACCGTCAGCCGTCACGCACTGATCGGCAAGGGGACGGTGATCTTTGCCGGGGCGGTTGTGAACGCCGATGCACAGGTCGGGCCCGGCAGCATTCTCAACACTGGATGCAGTGTGGATCATGACTGCGTGCTCGGGGACGGTGTGCATATCAGTCCCGGCGCGCACCTTGCCGGTGGCGTCAGGGTCGGCGATTTGAGCTGGGTTGGCATCGGTGCTAGTGTTCGTCAGCTTGTAACAATTGGTGTGTCCGTTACGGTGGGTGCAGGCGCTGCGGTCACGACCGATGTCTTGGACGGATTGACCGTAGTGGGCGTTCCTGCCAGGCCCCTGGCAGGTCGGACTGCGACTTAG
- a CDS encoding sugar transferase yields the protein MKRLVDVVLASLGLLVLAPVILLVAIAIRRRLGSPVIFSQVRPGLHGKPFKMVKFRTMRDAFDTDGNPLPDAQRMTPFGNFLRASSLDELPELWNVLKGDMSLVGPRPLLMEYLPLYSSEQYRRHEVRPGISGWAQVNGRNALSWEDKFDLDVWYVDNRSLTLDLKIIFLTLKKVVIREGINGAGEATMSKFTGKRP from the coding sequence GTGAAGCGCCTGGTTGATGTCGTACTGGCCTCGCTTGGCCTGCTCGTGCTTGCGCCTGTCATCCTGTTGGTCGCGATTGCGATTCGCAGGCGTTTGGGTTCGCCGGTCATTTTTTCCCAGGTCCGTCCGGGATTGCATGGCAAACCGTTCAAGATGGTGAAGTTCCGTACCATGCGTGATGCGTTCGACACCGATGGCAACCCGTTGCCAGACGCGCAGCGCATGACACCTTTCGGGAATTTCCTACGTGCCAGCAGTCTCGACGAGTTGCCGGAATTGTGGAATGTCCTCAAGGGCGACATGAGCCTGGTTGGCCCACGCCCTTTGCTGATGGAGTACCTGCCGCTCTATAGCTCCGAACAGTACCGGCGTCATGAGGTGCGGCCGGGTATCAGCGGCTGGGCCCAGGTCAATGGCCGCAATGCCTTGAGCTGGGAAGACAAGTTCGACCTGGACGTCTGGTATGTGGACAACCGTTCATTGACGCTGGATCTCAAGATCATTTTCCTGACCCTGAAGAAGGTGGTCATTCGCGAGGGAATCAATGGCGCCGGCGAAGCGACCATGTCCAAGTTCACTGGTAAACGCCCATGA
- a CDS encoding glycosyltransferase family 4 protein, with amino-acid sequence MNKTIWYVTKYFSPKTATSPGGRGWFLVDEMRRAGYQVVVISSDSNNLVDLPVLKGRVTVQETDGVKIVWLKTMKYSVAKSLRRILSWFHFEWNLFWLNKRALPRPDVVIISSLSLLTIVNGLLMRFKYGCRLVFEVRDIWPLTIVEEGGFSNANLFVKGLSWLERLAYRKSDAIVGTMPNLAAHVRAELGHDRPVYCVPMGVSQEHLNDVAEVPADYAERYLGSDKFKVVHAGTIGITNALDVFFETARAMREHADVEFVIVGDGALRESYQKQYGDLSNLVFAPKVPRNMVQSVLSEGDLLYFSVHDSKVWDYGQSLNKVIDYMLAAKPVVASYNGYPSMINEADCGVFVPANNVGAVVSAIVDMKSKSAEERAQMGIRGRQWLLQNRNYSTLANDYLSILFQGNAK; translated from the coding sequence ATGAACAAGACGATCTGGTATGTAACGAAGTACTTTTCTCCCAAGACCGCCACCAGCCCCGGAGGACGGGGCTGGTTCCTGGTGGACGAAATGAGGCGCGCCGGCTATCAAGTCGTTGTGATCAGCTCGGACTCCAATAATCTGGTGGATCTTCCGGTGCTGAAGGGCCGGGTTACGGTGCAAGAAACCGATGGGGTCAAGATCGTCTGGCTGAAGACGATGAAGTACTCGGTCGCCAAGTCCCTGCGCAGGATCCTGAGTTGGTTCCATTTCGAGTGGAATCTGTTCTGGCTCAACAAGCGCGCATTGCCGCGCCCGGACGTGGTGATCATTTCCAGTCTGTCATTGCTGACCATCGTCAATGGCTTGCTGATGCGCTTCAAGTATGGGTGCCGCCTGGTGTTCGAGGTTCGGGACATATGGCCGCTTACCATCGTCGAGGAAGGTGGCTTCAGCAACGCAAACCTGTTTGTGAAGGGATTATCTTGGCTGGAGCGGCTCGCCTACCGGAAGTCCGATGCCATCGTGGGTACCATGCCGAACCTGGCCGCTCATGTCCGGGCGGAGCTGGGCCACGATCGGCCGGTCTACTGCGTGCCGATGGGCGTCAGCCAGGAACATCTGAACGATGTGGCAGAGGTTCCAGCGGACTATGCCGAGCGCTATCTGGGCAGTGACAAGTTCAAGGTGGTGCATGCTGGCACTATCGGCATCACCAACGCCCTGGACGTTTTTTTCGAAACGGCCAGGGCCATGCGCGAGCACGCGGACGTCGAGTTTGTGATCGTCGGTGATGGTGCGTTACGGGAAAGCTACCAGAAGCAGTATGGCGATCTGTCCAATCTCGTGTTTGCACCAAAGGTTCCGCGCAACATGGTCCAGTCGGTGCTGTCCGAGGGCGACCTGCTGTACTTCTCGGTGCACGACTCGAAGGTCTGGGATTACGGACAGTCGTTGAACAAGGTCATCGACTACATGCTCGCGGCCAAACCTGTGGTGGCCTCTTACAATGGCTACCCATCGATGATCAATGAAGCGGACTGCGGTGTATTCGTACCGGCGAACAATGTCGGTGCCGTGGTAAGTGCGATTGTCGATATGAAATCGAAAAGTGCCGAGGAGCGCGCCCAGATGGGCATACGCGGGCGCCAATGGTTGTTGCAGAATCGAAACTATTCGACCCTGGCCAACGATTACCTCTCGATACTGTTTCAGGGCAATGCCAAGTGA
- a CDS encoding glycosyltransferase: MKKILHLTHTDIASDSRVLKEMGALVAAGYKVNGVGVALNEGAHQSSVQFESQIKAIKTISRKLLFLPRTLRHIASLIELVFKMLPYAIWQRPNVVHCHDTLVLPLGVVVKLLTGAKLVYDAHELESDRNGLSRMQGALTFGVEKLLWRFVDALIVVSPSIESWYRERFGPKPTAVILNSPLISQAGTHNQDYLREVFSIPKQHKIFIYVGILARGRGIDLLTEAFSAPDVSSHIVFMGYGDLGSELKHKAAEYPNIHVHAAVPHAQVVPIVQSADFGLCLVQNVSLSDYYCLPNKLFEYCFAGIPVLASDFPDISAVISEYGIGQCCKLDVDSIRDAIRALESSKVSFRFSDLYPLSWQAQEHKLLTLYQQAL; the protein is encoded by the coding sequence ATGAAAAAGATCTTACACTTGACTCATACAGACATCGCATCGGACTCTCGAGTTCTCAAGGAAATGGGGGCTTTGGTAGCGGCTGGGTACAAAGTCAATGGCGTAGGTGTTGCGCTGAACGAAGGGGCGCATCAGTCTTCGGTGCAGTTTGAAAGTCAAATAAAAGCCATCAAAACCATATCGCGTAAGCTGTTGTTCTTGCCGAGAACGCTTAGGCACATTGCTTCACTTATCGAACTGGTTTTCAAGATGCTGCCCTATGCTATCTGGCAGCGCCCGAATGTTGTGCATTGCCATGACACGTTAGTTCTACCTCTAGGTGTCGTGGTCAAGCTGCTGACCGGGGCAAAGCTCGTTTATGACGCACATGAACTCGAGTCCGATCGTAACGGCCTTAGCCGCATGCAGGGCGCGTTGACGTTTGGCGTGGAGAAGCTGTTGTGGCGTTTCGTGGACGCCTTGATCGTCGTGAGTCCCTCCATCGAGTCCTGGTATCGGGAGAGGTTTGGGCCCAAGCCTACAGCGGTCATACTCAACTCACCGCTTATTTCACAAGCCGGCACGCACAACCAGGATTACCTGCGCGAAGTCTTTTCCATCCCCAAGCAGCACAAGATTTTCATCTACGTTGGCATCCTCGCCCGTGGGCGTGGCATCGACCTGCTGACCGAAGCTTTCAGTGCTCCCGACGTGTCGTCGCACATTGTGTTCATGGGCTATGGCGACTTAGGCAGCGAGTTGAAGCACAAGGCTGCGGAGTACCCGAATATTCACGTGCATGCAGCGGTACCGCATGCCCAGGTTGTTCCGATTGTGCAATCTGCTGATTTTGGGCTATGTCTCGTCCAAAATGTCTCGTTAAGTGATTATTACTGCTTGCCAAACAAGCTTTTTGAGTATTGCTTTGCCGGCATTCCTGTGTTGGCCTCTGATTTTCCCGACATCAGTGCCGTGATTTCGGAGTATGGCATCGGCCAGTGCTGTAAACTGGACGTCGACAGTATCAGGGACGCCATACGGGCTTTGGAAAGTTCTAAGGTGAGCTTCCGGTTCTCGGATCTGTACCCTTTGAGCTGGCAGGCGCAAGAGCACAAACTACTTACGCTGTACCAGCAGGCCCTATAA
- a CDS encoding glycosyltransferase — MKKVFHLTHTDIRSDSRILKEMDVLGRAGYAVSGVGIMRDEATAIADQSVRAEVASLDIRSRKLTFVPRALKHALIFLEFFARVLPRVIRMRPDVIHCHDTLVLPLGWLLKGITRARLVYDAHELESNRNGIAPIQGKLTLLVEKLIWRFVDTLIVVSPSIERWYHDNLGQKPSAVILNSPVFAAGSQFEGEYLRTRFSIPSDKKIFIYVGILVKGRGIDLLVDAFSDPRVNAHIVFMGYGALHGELAQRASERPNVHVHEAVPHAQVVPIVQSADVGLCMIQNVSLSSYYCLPNKLFEYCFAGIPVLASDFPDIRAVLQEYGIGECCELEVGSIREAVLRMEGSQDRFEFADLRPLSWQAQERKLLALYQRMLVGAHG, encoded by the coding sequence ATGAAGAAAGTTTTTCATTTGACGCATACTGATATCCGCTCCGATTCGCGCATATTGAAAGAAATGGACGTACTCGGCAGGGCCGGGTATGCGGTGAGTGGTGTTGGTATTATGCGGGATGAGGCGACAGCAATAGCTGATCAATCGGTGCGTGCGGAAGTCGCTTCGCTTGACATTCGGTCTAGAAAGCTGACGTTTGTGCCGCGCGCGCTCAAACATGCTCTGATTTTTCTCGAATTCTTTGCAAGAGTATTGCCGCGTGTCATTCGCATGCGGCCTGACGTCATTCATTGTCACGATACGTTGGTCTTGCCACTGGGCTGGCTGCTCAAAGGTATCACGCGGGCGCGGCTTGTTTATGATGCTCATGAGCTGGAGTCGAACCGAAATGGTATCGCGCCAATACAGGGGAAACTGACCCTGCTAGTCGAAAAGTTAATATGGCGCTTCGTCGACACGCTTATTGTAGTGAGTCCTTCAATCGAGCGTTGGTATCACGACAATTTAGGTCAGAAGCCCTCGGCAGTGATACTTAATTCTCCGGTATTCGCGGCGGGCTCTCAGTTTGAGGGCGAGTATTTGCGAACGCGCTTTTCTATACCCTCAGACAAAAAAATCTTTATATATGTCGGCATTCTTGTGAAGGGGCGCGGCATTGATTTGCTGGTCGATGCCTTCAGCGACCCACGGGTTAATGCGCATATCGTATTCATGGGCTATGGAGCGCTGCACGGTGAGCTTGCTCAACGGGCTTCTGAAAGGCCAAACGTGCATGTGCACGAGGCTGTGCCACACGCGCAGGTGGTACCGATTGTGCAGTCGGCTGATGTCGGTCTGTGCATGATCCAGAATGTTTCTTTGAGCAGCTACTATTGTTTGCCAAATAAGCTATTCGAATATTGCTTTGCCGGTATTCCCGTGCTCGCATCGGACTTTCCTGATATTCGAGCGGTGCTTCAGGAGTATGGCATCGGCGAGTGCTGTGAGCTTGAGGTCGGCAGCATTCGTGAGGCTGTGCTGAGGATGGAAGGCTCCCAAGACAGGTTTGAGTTTGCTGATCTCCGGCCTCTGAGCTGGCAGGCACAGGAGCGGAAGCTGTTGGCGTTGTATCAGCGGATGCTAGTCGGCGCGCATGGGTAA
- a CDS encoding lipopolysaccharide biosynthesis protein has translation MTLMTGTGLAQALPIALAPILTRLYTPEDFGIFALYASICAMLTVLVTGKYDLAIVVPKYENEAVNLVALALLLSLSISLLLMALLVISDNAIVTLLGHPAIGPWLYLVPCATFILGCYYALNFWANRHGYYKNMAVSRVVQSGCAGVVQLMAGLARFGLAGLIVGQLLGQFVSVLFFFVSYRQEGRGKLRRVNFIRILCVARKYKSYPKFMVPGQVMNVGANELPLLLLTVLYGPSVAGLYSLAQRVMTAPLSLFANAIGDVYRQRAAEEFVARGECLGIFLFSFKRLFFYAFLPMVPILLFGPDIFAFVFGETWRGAGEIAAVVAVLMFFQTLSLPLSNTLLLRGWLMLDSIWQLLRVLSVVAVFYISDSLGGSYKLAIVAYVCVVSFFYMVHSFLQYKAARGSVVDVVA, from the coding sequence ATGACGTTGATGACCGGTACCGGTTTGGCTCAGGCGCTACCTATTGCATTAGCGCCTATCCTGACGCGGCTGTATACGCCCGAAGACTTCGGCATATTCGCCCTGTACGCCTCTATTTGTGCGATGCTGACGGTACTGGTCACCGGGAAGTACGACCTGGCCATCGTCGTACCCAAGTACGAAAACGAGGCGGTCAATCTGGTTGCGTTGGCGTTGTTGCTTAGCTTGTCGATCAGCCTGCTGCTGATGGCTCTTCTGGTGATCAGCGACAACGCCATCGTTACGCTGCTAGGCCATCCCGCCATTGGACCATGGCTGTACCTAGTGCCCTGTGCCACCTTTATTCTCGGGTGCTATTACGCGCTGAATTTTTGGGCTAATCGCCACGGTTACTATAAAAATATGGCGGTCAGTCGAGTGGTGCAAAGTGGCTGTGCGGGTGTAGTGCAACTGATGGCAGGGCTGGCCAGGTTCGGATTGGCAGGCTTGATTGTCGGTCAGTTGCTAGGGCAGTTCGTTTCGGTACTGTTTTTTTTCGTTTCTTATCGTCAGGAGGGCCGCGGGAAGCTTCGGCGCGTCAACTTCATTCGCATACTGTGCGTTGCACGCAAGTATAAAAGCTATCCCAAATTCATGGTTCCGGGGCAAGTCATGAATGTGGGGGCGAATGAGCTACCCCTGCTGTTGCTTACCGTGCTTTACGGCCCTAGTGTTGCGGGTTTGTATTCGCTTGCCCAGCGCGTCATGACTGCGCCGTTGAGTCTGTTTGCCAATGCCATTGGTGATGTGTACCGGCAGCGTGCGGCCGAGGAGTTTGTGGCGCGCGGGGAATGCTTGGGTATATTTCTGTTTTCGTTCAAGCGCCTGTTTTTCTATGCGTTTCTGCCGATGGTGCCAATACTGCTGTTCGGGCCAGATATTTTTGCGTTTGTGTTCGGTGAGACCTGGCGTGGCGCTGGTGAAATCGCTGCGGTAGTCGCGGTGCTCATGTTCTTTCAGACGCTTTCTCTGCCGTTGAGCAATACCCTGCTGTTGCGAGGTTGGTTGATGCTGGACTCAATCTGGCAATTGCTTCGGGTGTTGTCGGTGGTGGCGGTGTTTTATATATCTGATTCATTAGGCGGAAGTTACAAGTTGGCAATTGTTGCATACGTGTGTGTGGTTTCGTTTTTTTATATGGTTCATTCCTTTTTGCAGTACAAGGCGGCGCGTGGAAGCGTCGTTGATGTCGTGGCGTAG